The genomic stretch agtagaatttttttaaaaaaaataggtaTTAATATAACACATTTTgagataattaaaaatatatatgatgaTATAATGATTAGAATAAAGATTTAAAtggatatatttttaataaaaaaagaatTATATATTCAAGGATCAGTTCTAAATCCTTATCTCTTTACCTTAATTATGAACGAATTCACTACACATATTCAAGACAGTATcatagtacatgttgtttgtagataatattattttgatagatgaaaaAACGTTAAtaagtaaatgctaaattaggATCTTAACAAGAAACACTAGAAGATAAAAGTTTTAAGTTCAGtaaaataaagacagaatatatgaaatttaagtttagtaatattagatataatatgataattgttaagatagaaaaTGACGAGATGTTCGAAACCGagagctttagatatttaggattatttttataaacttatgaagagattaagagagatgtcttacacaGAATATAAATAGGATGGTTGAAACGGAGGAAATTCTCCAATATTTTATATAACAGTAAaatacctctaaaatttaaagaaaaattctataaaatcgtAATTAGACCTACTATATTATATAGAACTAAATGTTAGGTTATAGTTCGAGTGCATGAGTAGAAGATAAGAGTATTAAAATGTATGTGTAGACATACAAAAatgaacagaataagaaatgagagcataacaagaaagtcagagttgcatctattgaaaaaaaactctgagagacacgtttaagatggtacggacatgtacttagatgaacaataaatactccagttaggCGATATGAAATTATaacaaacatgcatatcaaacgaggaaaaagaagataaaaaaattaattagcaactataaaataagataaaatttatttaaatataaatgatgatataattaGAGATGGAGCTCAATAGCGTAAAAATATTCATATAGTCAACCCTACCTAGTGGAATAAGGATGGGTTGTTGTTATAGTAGTAgtattaacttttttttaatcttcttctttctaatttaatttacatatttattataattttatattgcatgattaaaatatttattaattatttaaatatatacctattctattttatttaatatttttaataaattaaaaaggagcTCACAAATGCACAAGGAAAAGATAAGAGCATTAAAACAGTAGGGAGAAAAAAAAACCTCACCGCCACCAAGAGAGGAAGAAGGTCCATGTGGGCTGCCATAGGAGTTGAGAGCCGGTTGAATTGACAGAAAAGGATTAACCCCTTTTATGTGTTTTATCGGGTAAATTTAGGATGGTTATAGACCAAAGTATGGTTGTTGTGATTGTTCGGAGTTGTCAAGGGTTGAAATCGAAAGGAATGGCTCAGCGAGGATGCATCCTGATGCATCAGAAAATAAATATGTGcaaataacataaaatatttttaaaaaataaatctgtTATCTTAATGTCCTAATGTCGGCCTCAGAACATAAAACGTTTAAGTATTTATAAACAATTATCATCTCAAGTTGAATATTTTGAATGCCTAAAATAATAAATTGTTGACTCTAAATATTTTTGTTAGTGAGCTGAATTTATGATTTCTTCTACTATTTTTCAGCACAAAGTCAAATTTTGCAAGATTAATTCAAGTTATGAATATTTCAATCACGCCACTGTTCATAATATTTTTTGAAAcattttcaaattatttgaatttatttttgcaAAACTAGTAAAATGCAGGGGCTAAGTGAAAAGTATCCGCAAAGCCTCATGAATCACCTGGCGATCAATAAATTAATGGAGTCGGCACTTTATCGTTTTGTTGTTTCTGTTGCTAGGAATAATGGCAGCATCTATAATATTTTATTGAATATAAATTCAGGTATATATAAAATGTTAGGTAAAAAAAACTCTCCTgattattaaaattatcaaaagaaCACCACttgcttttaaaaaaataaaataacattctaatatatttttttatcataaaataattttatttcaatCCTACtgtatcaatttaattaaaaatattatatataaagcatttttatattaaaaaaattcttcGCTTAATTGTCCTAACaactattaaattattattattattattataatttgatgatgatttaatttttttaaatgatatcaatcaaatttaaatagccaaattaaattaaaaaaatataatttattttaacacATTACACAGCTATGAACTTATACAGCTcctataacaataataaaataaaactattattaatataaaaatataataaaatattattttatcttgGAGATGATCGTGGCAAAAAAGGTAAAATCCTCGCCCCCTACGTTCTCGTCTTATCCGACCCAAGGTCATCATGAGAGAGGTAAATCGTAACATCCGAGCGAGCATATGACAGACAGGGTATAATACGGGGATAGGAGATTTATTTCCCAGCTGCTCCCGAGGATCGACCCTACGATCTCATTATGACAACATCAGTCACATACCAATTCGGATGATCCACGGGGTCGTTTATCTTGGAGATGATGCTAATACATAAAGTGgaacaacttaattaaattaatagtgTCAAGTTTACATTATTATATTACCAGCTcccaatttaaatttattatttaaaactGTTAAACACTTTAAATTGAGGGGTTCGATTCCTTACAagggagaggaaagaagaagaaggcgcAACAGAGTTAGCGTGAGGGAAGGAGAAGAGAGTTAGGGTAGGGAAGGGGACTGTGACTTTCACTGTGTTAGCTGACTGACGGGAGCAGATTTCGGGAGAAGGATGAAGAAcgcgaaggaggaggaggagagataGGGCACGGGAGGAGGGGTTGCGAAAAAACggagggagaggaggagaattAGGGCACGGGTCGCGAATGAAAAAGAATACAAAAGGCTTCGTCTGTGATTTCTTTGTCCTACATGAACTTGGCCACGAATGATGCCACCTCAGTCACGGAGGGAAATTCGCTGCGAGCATCATTTCAATTTaataatacaaatttatttattattttaaaattttctttatttattaaatatgttaataaaaactatattgatgaatattattcagaaaatttatttataaaaattaacaaACCGGATGCATTTAGTCAAACTTACTTCAATACTAAACTGGTACCACCCTAATAATTTGGGACAATTCCCCACGAATTAAATGCTGACAAAGTAGAAAATTTCCTTTTCCATTGTTTACTGCGAGTTACAAGGGAAGGAACGGTTCTCACGCAGACTACCATTTATAGAAGCACGCGAGAGACAGACATCACTCACAACTGATTCCATAGTCATCAACACACAGAAAAGGAACCAATCTCTTAATCATGCAACAATAATCTCCTTCATGTACTTGGAAAATAAGCATTTACAACAAATAAAACTACAGCTAATGATCTCGCCTGCAAGCTATAATACCATAAAATTACCTCAAAGTAGTACATACACATCGAAAAGCATTAGCCTCCTCTCGTCTCTTCGTTCTTGTGCTGTCACTGGCTCCATGAGCATTGGTTGTAAATGGGTAGCAAAGTCGAAGAGATTCTGATGAAATAGTGCTGATTCTACCACACAAATAAGCATTGATCTAGCTGGATTGTAGATAATGATTTAGTTCACGTAAATAGTTCCACACTTCATACGGTGATGTCGAAAGTTGCCCCTTCTGTGGGTTCAGGCAAAGCATTTGGAATTGCTGGAGATGGGTTTTTGGAAAGATCCCTCATCATGCCCTGAAGACAGCAACATGATTTAGCATCAATCATGCTTCGAGTCATGTTCATTTCAAATAAATACCAGACTAATGCTTCAAAATAAAACTTGAGTTCCAGTGATCAAAGTATCAAACTACCAAATAGCAATGATTACTAGAGCTACAAGGTAATTGTTCATTCTGCAGAATGAGACTGTTTTCCTAAGCTATGACATCTGCTTTTAGACTAGTTCTAAATGATTTAACAATACCTGTTAACCCTATATATACAGAAGGAAGATACACTCACTACTTGTATCAGGCTATCGACAATTAGTTAAGATTAAAGAAGAGTACTTGATTACATGGACTACATATATTCATCAGCATTACTTACTCCGAAGTGAACGCAAAAGTAATTCATCAAACAAAGTAAATGTGAGTTCAGAATTCAAGAGGATTAGAATTTTCCAAATGTTTCCTACCTTGTTTGCCCAAACAAGTCCACATGCATTGCACAAGGTCCGTGGTCCATCAGGTCCACGGCGCATCATCGGAGTAGAATGTGCGCTGATACCACAGTGATGACATCTGTGCAAATGCATAGCCAATATCAGATCTTGAAATTCAAAACAATTCGTCGGTACAacatataagaaaattttatttggaTGTTCATTATCCTGGAGACgtagaattttaattaagataTTTGATACTTGATTTTTTCAGCAAACTGAACAAATATTCAGTTACCTTCCAATCTCGTTTCTTTACATTCTCATCACCCAAAAAACATCTTGCAACCACTACAACTACCTTCTAAAGTAACTTGAATCCTAAAAATGTCAAGTTTATGCccaaaaaataaattcataaattaTTTCCAAAGCTTACGCAGATGCCCCTGGAATCTTATTCTCTGGTGAACCAGATTCTTGGTTTGCACCAGTAGCATCACCCATGGAACAGTCAGTTTTAGATTTTGATGATGTAAATTGACCCTTATTTCGCTGCATCCTGTATcaaatacaaaaagaattaaatttggaatggaaaggGATAGGTAAGCAAAATAGACAGAAAGAAAtgtccttaaaaaaaattttaaaaataattgtaagtaataatattttaattttaacatgTGTTGTCCATATACAAGTAGGTGAGAAGTCTCACATCATCAATCTATTGATGCACCTGTTATATATCCAGATAATAAAAAATACATCATCCAACAAAGAATTGCATGAAGACACGATGGCTCTTACatatccacataataaaaaatacaTCATCCAACAAAGAATTGCATGAAGACACGATGGGCTCTGACATGGAAAAATCAGATAATAGTCACAAGTAGTTAAGCTTGTATTAACATGCCATGTTCGTAGAATTGCTTCCATGTGAACATGAATACTTGTCAAACTATTGATCAGAATGTGCCCACATCACCTCAACTAATCCTACAAAGAACTTTGAAATCCATGATCGATTTGCAAGAGGATACGAAGAGGTACCGAAAAGTGACACATGGAATGGGTTGTAACAAAAAGCAAGAAAATCAATAATCTTTACATTCCTAAACTGAAATTTCTAGACCTCTAACAATAAATAATATTTTGCACAATTCTTTGAAATTGTATAcaggttggttttggtttccAAAAGATTGGTCCGCATGAAAAAAACTAAGGTAGCCCATAGCATCTTAGTCTGCCTGATCATTGTCAATGGAGAAGCAACAATTGTCACTGACACATGATACTGCAAAAAGAGCTCAATATAGCAGGTGCTTAGTATGAGATATTGAAAGATTGAATGAATCAGGATATGTGAAGAATTCATGCAGACCCACCAACAGATAACAATATTCCACTTTCAACAGTTAGAAATCAAAATAGAATCTCCAACCATATTTCTTTTAGCTTCTCAACATCTCACATTGTTCATTATCACCTGTGACAATATGATTCCTTGGCTCTCAACAGTGAATTTTTCCCATGGTAATACTTGTCAAAAAAAAAGACTAACCATTATGAACAAATTAAGATAGTTTCTTACAAAAATTTGAACCTAGACGAAACAATTAGGCGCATCCAAAGTCAAAAGCACTAGTGAAAATTTCAAGCCTAGTAGTGTAAGCCTTTTCATAATGTACAACCGCAGGGATAATTGGACTAGTGAAAATTTCAAGCCTAGTAGTGTAAGCCTACAAGAACAATATAAGGTGTTCAATTTCCAAGGTCCAAATTGACTGGGGCATCTTAATCTCATCCTCTGTCTTTTCATAAGGTACAGTCGCAGGGATAATTGGACTTGGATTGAGCTCTCCATCTTTCCCTTTATACAAGAATTTCCTGCCCGATCAAGGAGGTTTGATATAACAACTTAATTCATTTTTTCTTTCTCAAACCTTTTGAGAAAGCAGAAATGTTTCACTGCTCACGTTTTGCAACTTTCCAACTAATTAATAAGAACTGTAAAGAAACTGAGCTTGGCAAACATGTCTTTTACTCTTTTACAAGTGCCTTTAAGCTTTCACTTAATTGCACAACCATCAAAACTAATTATGAGAAAATAATTACGCTGATATCAATAACATCCACTAGCATGCAGAAAAATGGATTACAAAATCAGAAATAGGAATGCAATGCCATATTGATTGGTGTTCCCATCAAACTGATTATTAAAATGGCAAGATGACTACAAGCATGTTAAAAGCAATATTGAAATGGTAATGTGCAAAATACATAATCACTAGAGGAATGCTTTTAGATGATGCACTCTCCTACCTTGATGCTACTTCTTTGCGGACAGTATAACGTATTTTCTTCTCAAAGTTCcgctcttttctcttttctcggAACCGCATTAAGGACGCAAGTCTATGAGGTATATCTCCACGCTGCCACATATCAAAAGCCCCTGAAGTCATTAATGCGTCCAAAGCAAATTGGCAAGTGGCTATGTTTAATAATACCTTGGTTGGGATAGTGGATGGTGGGAAAGGATTTGATCCAGTCTGCATCTCACGACCTCCCAGTAACAAGAGCACAGCCTGAACCTACAATGcagcaaaatttaattttttggatTGCAGCTACTAAATCGAGTACTAGCTGGTGAACAAAAACCAACCTTTTCGGGAGAAACAGAATCAAAAACGTAAACTTCACCCTGGAATGAGAGAGTGAGCTGATTCCCGCCTGCCTGTACGGGTCCTAGAGCCTGAGTATCACCCAGATGACTCGGACCAGATGGTCCTTCTGTCTCCATCTCCCCGTTCTCCACTGCTCCTACGCCTTCCTCCTCCATCCCGTGGCTACCGCTGCTGCAGTCCGCCTCTTCGTACTGCTGCAATGCTAGCGCATCCGCGGCGGCAATCAACTCCCCGGTCCCGCCTACTGCGTTAGACTCATCAACGTGGGACGGGAGCGACACGCCGGGCAGCACCTGGTGGCCGGCCGACATGTTGTGGATGTGGTGGCCCGGAAAGCTCTCGACGCCCGCCGGGTTTACGCCATCGAGTGGGATGGGGTTTCCACTCATCCCTGGAAGCCAAGATCTCGCGAGAGCGCTCGAATTCTCCAAGCTTCATAAATTAATCAGACAAAAAATCAGGTAGAGAACGAAAACAACTCAAGTCGAACAAGAAACAAAATTcaaaaacgaaaaaaaaaacaaaagggaaAATACGAGCTCTCGGAACGCTTGCGATCGATCCGAAGGCAAATCGCCACCAATGGATCAAATCCGCGAACGAGGAAACCCTAGAAGGAGAGGAGTCAGTAAGGGT from Zingiber officinale cultivar Zhangliang chromosome 5B, Zo_v1.1, whole genome shotgun sequence encodes the following:
- the LOC121986366 gene encoding GATA transcription factor 17-like isoform X1 — translated: MSGNPIPLDGVNPAGVESFPGHHIHNMSAGHQVLPGVSLPSHVDESNAVGGTGELIAAADALALQQYEEADCSSGSHGMEEEGVGAVENGEMETEGPSGPSHLGDTQALGPVQAGGNQLTLSFQGEVYVFDSVSPEKVQAVLLLLGGREMQTGSNPFPPSTIPTKVLLNIATCQFALDALMTSGAFDMWQRGDIPHRLASLMRFREKRKERNFEKKIRYTVRKEVASRMQRNKGQFTSSKSKTDCSMGDATGANQESGSPENKIPGASACHHCGISAHSTPMMRRGPDGPRTLCNACGLVWANKGMMRDLSKNPSPAIPNALPEPTEGATFDITV
- the LOC121986366 gene encoding GATA transcription factor 20-like isoform X2 — translated: MSGNPIPLDGVNPAGVESFPGHHIHNMSAGHQVLPGVSLPSHVDESNAVGGTGELIAAADALALQQYEEADCSSGSHGMEEEGVGAVENGEMETEGPSGPSHLGDTQALGPVQAGGNQLTLSFQGEVYVFDSVSPEKVQAVLLLLGGREMQTGSNPFPPSTIPTKRGDIPHRLASLMRFREKRKERNFEKKIRYTVRKEVASRMQRNKGQFTSSKSKTDCSMGDATGANQESGSPENKIPGASACHHCGISAHSTPMMRRGPDGPRTLCNACGLVWANKGMMRDLSKNPSPAIPNALPEPTEGATFDITV